A single Providencia manganoxydans DNA region contains:
- a CDS encoding PTS mannose/fructose/sorbose/N-acetylgalactosamine transporter subunit IIC — translation MEHIQFWQIILLTLYSGFAIYDGNNTTLGLVKPSMAGFFAGLIMGDVTTGLFIGGTLNLLVLGVGNFGGASIPDYMTGAVLGTTFAIMSGEGAEFGATIAVPIGLLMVQLDILARFTNTFIHHKADSLIERGNIKLASRMNLVGQLPISLSRMIPVFLALVLGSAFVNNVVQHVPESIMNGLKVSGGMLPALGIAILMRYLPIKKNISFLILGFFLAAYLSVPILGAAIIGLAVAIYIFNADNQKAQLAQKTSGDMGDE, via the coding sequence ATGGAACATATTCAGTTTTGGCAAATTATTCTTTTAACACTTTATTCTGGTTTTGCAATCTACGATGGAAACAATACAACATTAGGTTTAGTTAAGCCAAGTATGGCGGGTTTCTTTGCTGGCCTAATTATGGGGGATGTCACAACAGGTTTATTTATTGGCGGCACATTAAACTTGTTGGTTTTGGGTGTAGGTAACTTTGGCGGTGCATCTATACCTGATTATATGACTGGGGCGGTGCTAGGCACCACTTTCGCTATCATGAGTGGCGAAGGCGCTGAGTTCGGTGCAACTATTGCAGTACCTATTGGCTTATTGATGGTGCAATTGGATATTTTAGCGCGTTTTACTAATACCTTTATTCACCATAAAGCCGATTCGTTGATTGAACGCGGTAATATCAAACTGGCATCAAGAATGAACTTAGTTGGGCAGTTACCGATTTCTCTATCTCGCATGATACCGGTATTCCTTGCATTAGTTCTTGGTTCCGCATTTGTGAATAATGTTGTACAGCATGTTCCAGAGTCCATTATGAATGGATTAAAAGTCTCGGGAGGTATGTTACCTGCATTAGGTATTGCGATATTGATGCGTTACTTGCCAATTAAGAAAAATATATCATTCCTGATACTTGGATTCTTCTTAGCCGCCTATTTATCAGTACCTATCTTAGGTGCGGCAATAATCGGTTTAGCTG
- a CDS encoding PTS sugar transporter subunit IIA, translating into MTSILLISHEGYASGTKKAVELILGEQDNVDYHELTGEKGIEIFKDELNIKINQLIKDKNNLIIVSDLKNGTPYNCALSIIASNDLWDYTHLFTGMNLNLILEIIMADEEVLKEESQKQILLTAKEGLFQMNKKTWDKQCSEQEE; encoded by the coding sequence ATGACAAGTATTCTACTGATTTCTCATGAAGGATACGCAAGTGGAACTAAAAAAGCTGTCGAACTGATATTAGGAGAACAAGATAATGTCGATTATCACGAATTAACCGGTGAGAAAGGCATTGAGATATTTAAAGACGAACTTAACATAAAAATTAATCAATTAATAAAAGATAAAAATAATCTAATTATTGTTTCTGATTTAAAGAATGGTACCCCTTACAACTGTGCATTATCAATAATTGCTAGTAATGATTTATGGGACTATACGCATTTATTTACAGGGATGAATTTAAATTTAATTCTAGAAATTATTATGGCTGATGAGGAAGTATTAAAAGAAGAATCTCAGAAACAAATTCTTTTAACAGCAAAAGAAGGCCTATTTCAAATGAATAAAAAAACATGGGATAAACAATGTAGTGAACAAGAGGAATAA
- a CDS encoding GntR family transcriptional regulator — translation MHRAKYQLIKDELLEEINSGLFKPGQKFYSESELKSRYGVSTATILRAIQELVNEEYIVRYQGKGSFVSKAKRNERIIFSETDNQLVGIQSIKMVSCTLENETEILDKLKIQQDGQYYKIVRARYNNKKPFAIQVSHICSSYIKDESLLKSGSYQSLYELLRDSNNLDMYSMPFTQTIDITKVIPQQFSDYLQLAEDTPVVLMRRLTLNNDKEVIEYVETYKTIDTFHIEIRNT, via the coding sequence ATGCACCGTGCTAAGTACCAACTAATCAAAGATGAGTTACTAGAAGAGATAAATTCGGGTTTGTTTAAACCAGGGCAAAAATTCTATAGTGAATCAGAATTAAAAAGCCGTTATGGCGTGAGTACAGCGACAATTTTACGTGCGATTCAAGAGCTGGTAAATGAAGAGTATATTGTTCGTTATCAAGGAAAAGGATCTTTTGTTTCTAAAGCAAAACGTAATGAGAGAATTATTTTTTCTGAAACCGATAATCAGTTAGTGGGTATTCAATCGATTAAAATGGTTTCTTGCACGTTAGAAAATGAAACTGAAATTTTAGATAAGTTAAAAATTCAACAAGATGGGCAGTATTATAAAATTGTGAGAGCACGTTATAACAATAAAAAACCATTTGCTATTCAAGTTTCACATATTTGCTCTTCTTATATTAAAGATGAAAGTCTTTTAAAAAGCGGTTCTTATCAGTCTCTGTATGAATTATTAAGAGACAGTAATAACTTAGATATGTATTCAATGCCTTTTACACAAACTATTGATATTACAAAGGTGATACCACAACAGTTTAGTGATTATTTGCAATTAGCCGAAGATACCCCTGTGGTATTAATGAGACGTTTGACCTTAAATAATGATAAAGAGGTTATTGAATATGTTGAAACTTATAAAACAATTGATACATTTCACATTGAAATAAGAAATACCTAG
- a CDS encoding MFS transporter, translating to MSYRYKIATIFLLGFFIDCINIFMSAIALPDIAQVFSTSQSMVAWVANSYILGLVLIMPISLWLAGRFGNQKLLCFSMLLFSISALLCGLSYSIYSLIFWRFIQGISGGLLIPVGQALVFALFPNKERHRISTMIMTVALIAPAFSPALGGMIIDSLSWRWVFYANLPFSLLAAALAWLWINNSERQRREKPDVFGLLLVTVSLLLLLLSFSLYNDYHNLSLAIGSLFFSAIIFAFYIKYAQKCAAPILNFQLLRNSNLRNAFIVYYAVPGVFTGVNLLNIFNLQTNLHFNAGQTGMFMLLYAAGALVSMVSGGYLYHHIGKKRLFFIGILLHSIGIALLFTVSSRTDLIQLVIAYLLMGAGGGIAANTAQISSLLDFSGKDLLQGSVLWNINRQVAFSVGTVVLISIFSLVSAQSDLLRYQYTFFIAAILSLLSLIFILREKSA from the coding sequence ATGTCTTATCGATATAAAATTGCGACAATATTTTTGTTAGGGTTCTTTATTGATTGTATAAACATTTTTATGTCAGCAATTGCATTGCCTGATATTGCTCAAGTATTTTCAACCAGTCAATCAATGGTTGCTTGGGTAGCAAATAGTTATATTTTAGGTTTAGTATTAATTATGCCTATTAGTTTATGGCTAGCAGGGCGGTTTGGTAATCAAAAGCTATTATGTTTTTCTATGCTGTTATTCTCAATCAGCGCTTTATTGTGTGGTTTGAGTTATTCGATTTATAGTTTGATTTTTTGGCGGTTTATTCAAGGGATATCTGGAGGATTATTGATCCCTGTGGGTCAGGCGTTAGTTTTTGCCTTATTTCCAAATAAAGAACGTCATCGTATTTCCACTATGATTATGACAGTTGCGTTGATAGCCCCTGCGTTTTCACCTGCGCTAGGTGGAATGATCATTGATAGCCTATCTTGGCGTTGGGTGTTTTATGCGAATTTGCCTTTTTCATTACTCGCTGCGGCTTTGGCGTGGTTATGGATTAATAATAGTGAACGACAGCGAAGGGAAAAACCAGATGTATTCGGTTTACTGCTAGTGACTGTCAGCTTGCTGTTGTTATTGTTATCATTTTCTCTTTATAACGATTATCACAACTTATCGCTAGCTATAGGAAGTCTATTTTTCTCCGCAATTATCTTTGCTTTTTATATTAAGTATGCGCAGAAATGTGCAGCGCCCATTTTAAACTTTCAGCTATTGCGCAATAGTAATTTACGTAATGCTTTTATTGTCTATTACGCGGTTCCGGGGGTATTTACTGGAGTTAATTTACTCAATATTTTTAACTTGCAAACTAATTTGCATTTTAATGCAGGCCAGACAGGTATGTTCATGTTGCTATATGCGGCTGGCGCATTAGTTTCTATGGTGAGTGGTGGTTATTTATATCATCATATTGGTAAAAAGCGTTTATTTTTCATTGGAATATTACTACATAGTATAGGGATAGCGCTGTTATTTACTGTCTCTAGCCGTACTGATCTTATTCAACTGGTTATTGCTTATTTACTAATGGGAGCAGGTGGTGGAATAGCCGCTAATACCGCGCAGATTAGTTCATTGTTGGATTTTTCGGGTAAAGATTTATTGCAGGGCAGTGTGTTATGGAATATCAATCGGCAAGTCGCTTTTAGTGTCGGCACCGTAGTGCTGATTTCCATTTTCAGTCTAGTGAGTGCACAGAGTGATTTACTTCGTTATCAGTACACCTTTTTTATTGCAGCAATACTGAGTTTGTTGTCGTTAATTTTTATTCTTAGAGAGAAAAGCGCATGA